A section of the Styela clava chromosome 9, kaStyClav1.hap1.2, whole genome shotgun sequence genome encodes:
- the LOC120339879 gene encoding testis-expressed protein 264 homolog: MEGLVLIILIVLSLIAIGATIVYLLNYIGYFYRVRVFTGPSIVSEMKVAYKYCVGNYNACGSYFSEAANICPDERLLGIYYDDPKKVDPNQCRYIVGIILAEGSRAKEEVNEEVEGILEERGYKFIIFPNVDFSVKTSHPYAIPMSAYFGATKAYPAMETYIQREKLCARPFLEIYDENTIHYMAPLSKQVEFYTDEVKDLR; encoded by the exons ATGGAAGGACTTGTCCTGATTATTCTCATTGTTTTGTCACTGATTGCTATTGGAGCAACgattgtttatttattgaa CtatattggatatttttatCGAGTCCGTGTCTTCACCGGACCGTCGATAGTCTCAGAGATGAAGGTTGCTTATAAGTATTGCGTTGGAAATTACAATGCTTGCGGTTCCTACTTCTCAGAGGCTGCGAATATCTGCCCTGATGAGAGACTGCTGGGAATTTATTATGATGACCCTAAGAAg GTCGACCCAAATCAGTGTCGTTATATAGTTGGTATAATTCTTGCTGAGGGGTCAAGGGCTAAAGAGGAAGTAAATGAGGAAGTGGAGGGTATATTAGAAGAGAGAGGTTACAAATtcattatttttccaaatgtcgACTTTTCCGTGAAGACTTCACATCCATATGCAATTCCTATGTCCGCTTACTTTGGGGCAACCAAAGCCTACCCTGCGATGGAAACGTATATACAG AGAGAAAAACTCTGTGCTCGTCCATTCCTTGAGATTTATGATGAAAATACAATCCACTATATGGCGCCATTGAGCAAGCAAGTTGAATTTTACACAGATGAAGTAAAAGACCTGAGATAA